From Flavipsychrobacter sp., a single genomic window includes:
- a CDS encoding type I restriction enzyme HsdR N-terminal domain-containing protein, with product MIDIDFSSVALRLKKEHNKTYVFDIIRKGWYVLTPEEHVRQYFLHYITETLQYPSSLIAVEKLIVVGSLRKRFDIIVYNRDHKPWMLIECKAPEVPITELTLNQLLSYQQTAQCSYWVITNGHQNFCADACDINNIKWLNALPSYS from the coding sequence ATGATTGATATTGACTTTTCATCGGTTGCACTAAGACTAAAGAAAGAGCATAATAAAACTTATGTCTTTGACATTATTCGTAAAGGATGGTATGTATTAACACCAGAGGAGCACGTAAGGCAATATTTCTTGCATTATATCACAGAAACATTACAATATCCTTCAAGTTTAATAGCGGTAGAAAAACTAATAGTCGTAGGTTCTTTAAGAAAACGCTTTGACATCATTGTATATAACAGGGATCATAAGCCATGGATGCTTATAGAATGTAAAGCGCCTGAAGTACCTATTACAGAGTTGACATTAAACCAGCTATTAAGCTATCAGCAAACAGCACAATGTTCCTATTGGGTTATCACCAATGGTCATCAAAACTTTTGTGCTGATGCATGCGATATAAACAATATTAAATGGCTGAATGCCCTACCTAGCTATAGTTGA
- the uvrA gene encoding excinuclease ABC subunit UvrA, which yields MATKKTVTTKKAKETQIDDAIFIKGARMHNLKNIDVSIPRNQLIVVTGVSGSGKSSLTMDTLFAEGQRRYAESLSAYARQFLMRMDKPDVDYIRGICPAIAIEQKVTTRTPRSTVGSMTEIYDYLRLLFARVGKTYSPISGKEVKKDDISDVVDHIQKLEHGAKVQIIVPFTTKYDRSREEELNILMQKGFSRVYAPKVGKPTRIEDILNGEEELPQKDVYVLIDRIVTKEFEEDDLHRLADSIQTAFYESEGECYLEVDGSKPIIFNNRFEADGMTFEEPSPNLFSFNNPYGACPKCEGFGMVLGVDDNLVIPNKQLSIYEGAVACWRGEKMSEWQQSFMRTATKEGFPIHKPIVDLSEEEYKLLWEGSDTVSGIDDFFRMVEQNLYKVQYRVMQARYRGRTTCPTCKGSRLRGDAQYVNINGTTIADLMFMPTSDLSVWFEELSLTPHQEQIGKRILIEVKQRLKTLLDVGLGYLTLNRLANTLSGGESQRLQLTKFLGSNLTDSLYILDEPSIGLHSRDTKRLIKVLKHLRDLGNTVVVVEHDEMMMEQADYIIDVGPLASHLGGEIVAYGPYKDIIKNKMSLTGQYLKGDLKIEAPKIKRKPHGHITIEGCRQHNLKNIDATFPLNVLCVVSGVSGSGKTTLVKTTLYPALQQHLGESTDRPGLHKTLSGDLDNITMVEMVDQNPIGKSSRSNPVTYIKAWDEVRKLFTKQALAKMRGFKEKHFSFNTDGGRCDTCKGEGEVVVEMQFLADVHLLCESCKGKRFKDEVLDVTYREKNVYDVLEMSVDEAIDFFKDEKKLATALQPLSDVGLGYVKLGQSSNTLSGGEAQRVKLASFLGKGKSKEKVLFIFDEPTTGLHFHDIKKLLTSFDALIEQGHSIIVIEHNTDVIKSADYILDIGPEGGAGGGQLLFSGKPEDLKKVKESYTGQYL from the coding sequence ATGGCTACAAAGAAAACAGTTACGACAAAAAAGGCTAAAGAAACACAAATTGACGATGCTATATTCATAAAAGGAGCGCGCATGCACAACCTGAAGAATATTGATGTGAGCATACCCCGAAATCAACTGATAGTAGTAACCGGTGTATCAGGTTCGGGTAAAAGTAGCCTTACTATGGACACCTTATTTGCCGAAGGCCAAAGAAGGTATGCGGAAAGCCTTAGCGCCTATGCTCGTCAGTTCCTCATGCGTATGGATAAGCCTGATGTTGATTATATAAGAGGCATTTGCCCTGCCATAGCTATCGAACAAAAAGTAACCACCCGCACACCTCGTAGTACTGTGGGTAGTATGACGGAGATCTACGACTACCTAAGGTTACTATTTGCAAGAGTGGGGAAAACCTACTCTCCCATTAGTGGAAAGGAAGTAAAAAAGGATGACATAAGTGATGTAGTAGATCATATACAAAAGCTGGAACATGGAGCTAAAGTGCAGATTATTGTTCCTTTCACTACAAAATATGATAGGAGTCGTGAAGAAGAACTAAACATCTTAATGCAAAAAGGGTTTAGCCGTGTTTATGCGCCTAAAGTAGGCAAACCGACCAGAATAGAAGATATCCTGAATGGTGAAGAAGAGTTGCCACAAAAAGATGTCTACGTCTTAATAGACCGTATCGTGACCAAAGAGTTTGAAGAAGATGATCTTCACCGCTTGGCAGATAGTATACAAACGGCATTCTATGAAAGTGAGGGCGAATGTTATTTAGAAGTTGATGGTAGCAAACCAATAATATTCAACAACAGATTTGAAGCAGATGGAATGACCTTTGAAGAGCCAAGCCCTAATCTGTTTTCATTCAACAATCCTTATGGTGCTTGCCCCAAATGTGAGGGCTTTGGCATGGTGCTAGGCGTTGATGACAATCTGGTAATACCCAACAAACAATTAAGCATTTATGAAGGCGCTGTAGCCTGTTGGCGTGGAGAAAAAATGAGTGAGTGGCAACAAAGCTTCATGCGTACTGCCACAAAAGAAGGGTTCCCTATTCATAAACCAATTGTAGATCTTTCTGAAGAGGAATATAAATTATTATGGGAAGGTAGTGATACGGTGAGCGGCATTGACGATTTCTTTAGAATGGTGGAGCAGAACTTATACAAGGTGCAGTATAGAGTAATGCAAGCCAGATATAGAGGTCGTACCACATGCCCTACCTGTAAAGGCAGCAGACTAAGGGGAGATGCCCAATATGTAAATATCAACGGCACTACCATTGCTGACTTGATGTTCATGCCAACATCAGACTTATCGGTTTGGTTCGAAGAGTTGAGTCTAACACCTCATCAAGAGCAAATAGGCAAAAGGATATTAATAGAAGTAAAGCAACGCTTGAAGACCTTATTAGATGTAGGACTTGGCTATCTGACATTAAACAGGCTTGCCAATACTTTGAGTGGTGGTGAGAGCCAACGTTTACAGCTAACAAAATTCTTGGGCAGCAATTTAACAGACTCGCTATACATTCTGGATGAGCCTAGCATTGGCTTGCACTCAAGAGACACAAAGCGACTTATAAAAGTTTTAAAACATCTACGCGATCTCGGCAATACTGTAGTAGTGGTAGAGCATGATGAAATGATGATGGAACAGGCAGACTACATTATCGACGTTGGTCCGTTAGCCAGTCATTTAGGAGGGGAAATTGTAGCATATGGTCCATATAAGGACATCATCAAAAACAAGATGAGTCTAACAGGTCAGTACCTAAAAGGAGACTTAAAAATAGAAGCACCTAAAATAAAACGTAAACCTCATGGTCATATTACTATTGAGGGCTGCCGACAACACAACCTTAAAAATATCGATGCCACCTTCCCGCTCAACGTACTATGTGTGGTAAGTGGTGTAAGTGGAAGTGGAAAAACAACACTAGTAAAAACAACGCTATACCCTGCATTACAACAACACCTTGGAGAAAGCACTGACCGACCGGGCCTACACAAAACATTAAGTGGAGATTTAGACAATATCACTATGGTGGAAATGGTAGACCAAAACCCAATTGGTAAATCTTCACGTAGTAACCCCGTTACTTATATCAAAGCTTGGGATGAAGTAAGGAAACTTTTCACCAAACAAGCGCTTGCTAAAATGCGCGGTTTTAAAGAAAAGCACTTCTCTTTCAATACTGATGGGGGTAGATGTGACACCTGTAAAGGCGAAGGCGAAGTAGTAGTAGAAATGCAATTCTTAGCAGACGTACACCTACTATGCGAAAGCTGTAAAGGCAAACGTTTTAAAGACGAGGTACTAGACGTAACCTATCGAGAGAAAAACGTCTACGATGTATTGGAGATGAGTGTTGACGAAGCCATCGACTTCTTTAAAGACGAGAAGAAACTGGCTACAGCACTACAACCATTAAGCGATGTGGGGCTTGGATATGTAAAGTTGGGACAAAGTAGCAATACCCTTAGTGGTGGTGAAGCACAACGTGTAAAACTGGCATCATTCCTTGGCAAAGGGAAATCAAAAGAAAAGGTGCTCTTTATTTTTGACGAACCAACTACAGGCTTACATTTTCACGACATCAAAAAACTACTTACATCTTTTGACGCGTTGATAGAACAAGGACACAGCATTATAGTCATAGAACATAATACCGATGTTATAAAAAGTGCCGACTATATTCTTGACATAGGTCCAGAAGGCGGTGCAGGTGGCGGACAGCTATTATTCTCCGGCAAGCCTGAAGATCTAAAAAAAGTAAAGGAAAGCTATACGGGCCAATACCTATAA
- a CDS encoding ABC transporter ATP-binding protein — translation MLEGDKILDVEQLSISFGDKDVFVAVNDLSFSLEKGKTLAIVGESGSGKSLSALSIIGLLPKEAHVTGTATLCIAGADYVLMGKEHKKGVRGKLIGMVFQEPMSALNPVMKIGKQLKESITIHQQLNNNEAKTLAVEWLGKVKLPNPSGIYDRYPHELSGGQKQRVMIAMAMCNNPSLLIADEPTTALDVTVQQEVVLLMKELQREHNTAMIFITHDLNLAAKTADSLLVMYKGDVVEHGAIKAVLEQPQHKYTKALLACRPSPDQKGKQLPVVADFLNDTLPKDRAYKVTATKDSILEVDELKVYFEQKKSLFSKVPNFFKAVDGVSFQIKKGEVLGLVGESGCGKSTIGKALMGLLPITDGKVLYEGKDLASLDSKGWNAMRTEMQIIFQDPFASLNPRMTIGAMLMEPMKVHHIVPTQELEDEAKRLLDMVHLPHDAMKRYPHQFSGGQKQRLGIARALALRPKLIICDEIVSALDVSVQAQILNLLKELQEKLGLSYLFISHDLNVVHYISDRVMVMQSGKIVEIGNADQVLLHPSHEYTQALVEAIP, via the coding sequence ATGCTGGAAGGAGATAAAATACTAGATGTAGAGCAGTTGAGTATCTCCTTTGGGGATAAGGATGTATTTGTTGCTGTAAATGACTTGTCCTTTAGTTTAGAAAAAGGTAAAACGCTAGCAATAGTTGGAGAGAGTGGTTCAGGAAAATCTTTATCAGCACTTTCCATAATAGGCTTGTTGCCTAAAGAGGCTCATGTGACAGGAACGGCTACACTTTGTATAGCAGGTGCTGATTATGTTTTGATGGGTAAGGAACATAAAAAGGGTGTAAGAGGTAAACTAATAGGTATGGTTTTTCAGGAACCGATGAGTGCGTTGAACCCTGTGATGAAAATAGGTAAGCAGCTTAAGGAATCTATTACGATACATCAGCAACTTAATAATAATGAGGCCAAAACTCTTGCTGTAGAATGGTTAGGAAAGGTTAAGCTTCCTAACCCCTCTGGTATTTATGATAGATATCCACACGAACTATCGGGAGGACAGAAGCAAAGGGTTATGATCGCTATGGCTATGTGCAATAACCCTAGTTTGCTAATTGCGGATGAGCCTACGACGGCATTGGATGTTACTGTACAGCAAGAGGTAGTGTTGTTAATGAAAGAGTTGCAACGAGAACATAATACCGCAATGATCTTTATTACACATGACTTGAACCTTGCAGCAAAAACTGCCGACAGTTTGTTAGTAATGTATAAAGGAGATGTAGTAGAACATGGTGCTATTAAAGCAGTACTTGAACAACCACAGCATAAGTACACAAAGGCATTGTTAGCTTGTAGGCCATCTCCTGATCAAAAAGGGAAACAGCTACCCGTTGTTGCTGATTTTCTTAATGATACTCTACCCAAGGATAGAGCTTATAAGGTTACAGCTACAAAGGACAGTATACTCGAAGTAGATGAGTTGAAGGTATATTTTGAACAGAAAAAAAGTCTATTTAGCAAAGTTCCTAATTTCTTCAAGGCGGTAGACGGTGTTTCTTTTCAAATAAAAAAGGGAGAAGTGCTAGGGCTTGTAGGAGAGAGTGGTTGTGGTAAGAGTACAATAGGCAAAGCCTTAATGGGATTGTTGCCCATTACTGATGGTAAAGTGTTGTATGAAGGTAAGGACTTGGCATCGTTAGATAGTAAGGGCTGGAATGCCATGAGAACAGAAATGCAAATTATTTTCCAAGATCCGTTTGCATCACTAAATCCAAGAATGACTATAGGGGCTATGCTTATGGAACCAATGAAGGTGCATCATATAGTACCAACTCAAGAACTGGAAGATGAGGCTAAAAGGCTTTTAGATATGGTGCATCTACCTCACGATGCTATGAAGAGGTACCCTCATCAATTTTCAGGTGGTCAGAAGCAACGGTTAGGTATTGCCAGAGCATTAGCGCTAAGACCTAAGCTTATTATATGTGACGAAATCGTTTCTGCGTTAGATGTAAGTGTACAAGCGCAGATATTAAACCTGCTTAAAGAATTGCAAGAAAAGTTGGGCTTGTCTTACTTATTCATTTCTCACGATTTAAACGTGGTGCATTATATAAGTGATAGGGTGATGGTGATGCAGTCAGGTAAAATAGTAGAAATTGGTAATGCTGATCAAGTCTTACTACATCCCTCCCATGAGTACACACAGGCATTAGTAGAAGCGATACCATAA
- a CDS encoding N-acetylglucosamine kinase codes for MAILLAESGSTKTDWCLIHDSGKTTKYKTTGINPYIQTKEDIFKVLDEELKWPSKKATINSVVFYGAGAGNPLKQKELKGYLKEYFKVRKVEVDGDMMAAAKGICGDEKGVVCILGTGSNSCYYNGSKIKKQHASLGYIAGDEGSGNHMGKRILRYYAYNTFDMELKAQFEYMFGDNVPVILDKLYKELFPNRYLASFVPFLSQNRGHYMVENIIEDSLNEFFTQHVLKYRESWNMPISFTGSVAYEFRDLIKKICEQSGLTLGKIEKSPMASLIKYHKNKMLEATKK; via the coding sequence ATGGCAATATTATTAGCCGAAAGTGGATCAACAAAAACAGACTGGTGTTTGATACACGATTCAGGCAAAACTACTAAGTACAAGACAACAGGTATCAATCCTTATATACAAACAAAGGAAGACATATTCAAGGTACTTGACGAAGAGCTAAAATGGCCAAGTAAAAAAGCAACAATAAATTCAGTTGTTTTTTATGGTGCTGGCGCTGGCAATCCTCTTAAGCAGAAAGAGCTTAAAGGCTACCTTAAGGAATACTTCAAAGTAAGAAAAGTTGAAGTAGATGGAGATATGATGGCGGCAGCTAAAGGTATATGTGGCGACGAAAAAGGTGTAGTATGTATCTTAGGCACGGGTAGCAACTCTTGCTATTATAATGGTAGCAAAATAAAGAAACAACATGCCTCTCTAGGTTATATCGCTGGCGACGAAGGAAGTGGAAACCATATGGGTAAACGTATTTTACGCTATTACGCTTACAATACATTCGATATGGAACTTAAAGCTCAGTTTGAATATATGTTTGGCGATAATGTACCTGTTATATTAGACAAGCTATATAAAGAACTATTCCCTAATAGATACCTAGCTAGTTTTGTACCCTTCTTATCTCAAAACAGAGGGCATTATATGGTGGAAAACATCATTGAAGACAGCTTGAATGAATTCTTCACCCAACATGTACTTAAATATAGAGAGAGTTGGAACATGCCTATCAGCTTCACTGGTTCAGTAGCTTATGAGTTTAGAGACCTTATCAAAAAGATCTGTGAGCAAAGCGGACTTACTCTTGGCAAAATAGAGAAAAGCCCTATGGCTAGCCTTATCAAGTATCATAAAAATAAAATGCTAGAAGCCACAAAGAAATAA
- a CDS encoding VOC family protein, which produces MSDNNIKVGQVAWMDLTIDDATSVSQFYHKVVGWDVQSFDMGGYEDYCMNDPKTGDTVAGVCHAKGVNASIPPQWMMYVGVESIDQSMEAVIEEGGKVLGEKRSDGKGGYYCLIQDPAGAHIMLWGK; this is translated from the coding sequence ATGAGTGATAACAATATAAAAGTAGGCCAGGTAGCATGGATGGACTTGACCATTGATGATGCAACTTCTGTAAGTCAGTTTTACCATAAAGTTGTAGGCTGGGATGTCCAGAGCTTTGATATGGGAGGATATGAAGACTATTGTATGAACGACCCTAAAACCGGAGATACAGTTGCCGGTGTTTGTCATGCCAAAGGGGTTAATGCGTCAATACCTCCACAGTGGATGATGTATGTAGGTGTGGAAAGCATAGATCAAAGTATGGAAGCTGTCATTGAAGAGGGAGGAAAAGTGCTAGGGGAGAAAAGAAGTGATGGTAAAGGTGGTTATTACTGTTTAATACAAGACCCCGCAGGTGCTCACATTATGCTCTGGGGGAAATAG
- a CDS encoding AMP nucleosidase translates to MKTKQEIVENWLPRYTGLELNSFGEYILLCNFSKYVELFAAMHNVPVVGKGKPMQCSTANGITIINFGMGSASAATIMDLLAAISPKAVLFLGKCGGLKKKNKVGDLILPIAAIRGDGASDDYFPPEVPALPSFALQKAISTTIRDNAKDYWTGTIYTTNRRVWEHDSKFKTYLRKIRAMAIDMETATIFSVGFYNKISTGALLLVSDQPMIPEGVKTAESDMTVTKSYVDTHLRIGIDSLKQLINNGQTVKHLKF, encoded by the coding sequence ATGAAAACAAAACAAGAAATAGTTGAAAATTGGCTGCCTCGATATACAGGGCTGGAGTTGAATAGTTTTGGCGAATATATTTTACTCTGCAATTTTAGTAAGTATGTAGAGCTGTTTGCTGCAATGCATAATGTGCCTGTAGTGGGTAAAGGAAAACCTATGCAGTGTTCTACAGCTAATGGTATTACTATAATTAACTTTGGTATGGGGAGTGCTTCTGCAGCTACTATTATGGACCTGCTGGCGGCAATATCTCCTAAAGCAGTTCTATTTTTGGGTAAGTGCGGAGGTTTGAAGAAGAAAAATAAAGTTGGTGATCTAATACTGCCTATTGCTGCTATACGTGGCGATGGTGCCAGTGATGATTACTTTCCTCCCGAAGTACCTGCCTTACCTTCCTTTGCTTTACAAAAAGCCATATCGACTACAATAAGGGATAATGCAAAAGATTATTGGACCGGTACTATATATACTACCAATCGTAGGGTTTGGGAGCATGACTCTAAGTTTAAAACCTATTTGCGAAAGATAAGAGCAATGGCCATAGATATGGAAACGGCAACAATATTTTCTGTAGGCTTCTATAATAAGATTTCTACAGGGGCGTTGTTGTTGGTATCCGATCAGCCTATGATCCCTGAGGGGGTAAAGACCGCTGAAAGTGATATGACCGTAACTAAGAGTTATGTAGACACGCATTTGCGTATTGGTATCGATTCTTTAAAGCAGCTAATCAATAATGGTCAAACAGTAAAGCATCTTAAGTTTTAA
- a CDS encoding S41 family peptidase: MSNTGKERLKVWTPILFSLILILGMILGFNLRDSLRNKRNLTTIIQRSDRLEQLIDLIKDRYVDTVDGNALYADAVEGILSHLDPHTLYIPADELGAVEEKLSGRFFGVGVSFIVINDTMLVTNVVKGGPADKAGVEKGDRIIKVADSVIAGKQLSSNVIPDLLKGPEHTVVSVLLKKVNTDKIDSAVITRGAIPIVSVDAAVMLDSNTGFIKINRFSNTTYDEFAKALNKLKADGMEHLVLDLRQNPGGYLDQAINIADDFIKGDKLLVYTKGNKSVYKEYKAGEKAGFEDGKIVILVDESSASASEILAGAVQDWDRGIIMGRRTYGKGLVQDRYSLQDGAELRLTIAKYYVPSGRSIQRSFENGKQAYREDLLDRYESGELTGNDSVVIVDTTRYYTANKRVVYGGGGIIPDVYVPYDTTKISAGLLELLYSIDMRNKLWQYYFEHKKELSIYKLPSAFKKEFDAKVIYNYYVKNSDATTKQLLKLQMKIKDNQDYFLLHMKAQLGRILFDNNGYYKVINDDDIMVQKALTIMGSNNYDSTIAR; encoded by the coding sequence ATGAGTAATACAGGCAAGGAAAGGTTAAAGGTTTGGACTCCAATATTATTTTCTCTCATACTGATATTGGGTATGATCTTAGGTTTTAACCTAAGAGACTCCTTAAGAAATAAAAGAAACCTTACCACAATAATTCAGCGTAGTGATAGGCTGGAGCAACTAATTGACCTGATAAAGGATAGATATGTTGATACTGTTGATGGTAATGCCTTGTATGCTGATGCCGTTGAAGGTATTCTAAGCCACTTGGACCCTCATACATTATACATCCCTGCTGATGAACTAGGCGCTGTGGAAGAAAAACTAAGTGGACGCTTTTTTGGTGTTGGTGTAAGCTTTATAGTTATCAATGATACAATGCTGGTTACTAATGTAGTAAAAGGTGGTCCGGCAGATAAAGCAGGTGTAGAGAAAGGCGATAGAATTATAAAAGTGGCTGATAGTGTAATTGCCGGTAAGCAACTGTCTTCTAATGTAATTCCAGATTTATTAAAAGGTCCGGAACATACTGTTGTTTCTGTGTTGTTGAAAAAAGTAAATACAGATAAGATAGATAGTGCAGTAATAACAAGAGGTGCTATTCCTATAGTTAGTGTTGATGCTGCTGTAATGCTAGATAGCAATACAGGTTTTATCAAGATCAATAGGTTTAGTAACACTACATATGATGAGTTTGCAAAAGCACTTAATAAACTGAAGGCTGATGGAATGGAGCATTTGGTGTTAGACCTTAGACAGAACCCCGGCGGTTATTTAGATCAAGCTATCAATATAGCAGACGATTTTATTAAGGGTGATAAACTACTAGTGTATACTAAGGGTAATAAGTCGGTATACAAAGAGTACAAGGCTGGAGAAAAAGCAGGCTTTGAAGATGGCAAAATAGTGATACTTGTAGATGAAAGCTCGGCTTCTGCTAGCGAAATTTTAGCAGGCGCTGTACAAGATTGGGATAGAGGAATAATAATGGGTAGAAGAACGTATGGTAAGGGTTTAGTACAAGATAGATATTCTTTGCAAGATGGTGCTGAGCTTCGTTTGACAATCGCTAAATATTACGTCCCATCGGGTAGAAGTATCCAAAGGTCTTTTGAGAATGGTAAGCAAGCTTATAGAGAGGATTTGTTGGATAGGTATGAGTCGGGTGAACTAACAGGAAATGATAGTGTAGTCATAGTTGATACAACACGTTATTATACCGCCAATAAAAGAGTGGTGTATGGTGGTGGTGGTATCATTCCTGATGTGTACGTGCCATACGATACTACAAAGATATCTGCAGGTCTGTTAGAACTTCTTTACAGTATAGATATGCGCAATAAGCTTTGGCAGTACTATTTCGAGCATAAAAAAGAGCTTAGTATATACAAGTTACCAAGTGCCTTCAAGAAAGAATTTGATGCTAAGGTTATCTATAACTATTACGTCAAAAACAGCGATGCTACTACCAAACAACTACTTAAGCTGCAGATGAAAATAAAAGATAATCAAGACTACTTTTTATTGCATATGAAAGCCCAACTTGGTCGTATCCTGTTTGATAATAATGGTTATTACAAAGTAATCAATGACGATGATATAATGGTGCAGAAAGCACTAACTATCATGGGCAGTAATAACTACGACTCAACTATAGCTAGGTAG
- a CDS encoding polyprenyl synthetase family protein, giving the protein MKLVKKVIGEELKLFEKKFAENVWVSNPLLNRVLRFIIKRKGKQMRPMFVFLSAKIAGSIKEDTYRAASLIELLHTATLVHDDVVDNAMIRRNFFSINALWESKIAVLVGDFLLSKGLLLSLEHEDYDILKITSRAVKEMSEGELLQIEKARKLDIKEDIYFDIIKAKTASLLSAACSAGAFSATEDKELTEHFRQFGENVGIAFQIKDDLFDYGKDNIGKPTGIDIKEKKMTLPLIYTLQNVDKETKRKIIYIVKNNNTDKKKVNEVIDIVQQSGGIEYSVQKMKDYQNKALSMLDKFPPSEAKDAMKELVDYVIDRKY; this is encoded by the coding sequence ATGAAACTTGTTAAAAAGGTAATAGGAGAAGAACTTAAATTATTCGAAAAGAAATTTGCGGAGAACGTCTGGGTATCTAATCCATTACTAAACAGGGTTTTACGCTTTATAATAAAACGAAAGGGAAAACAAATGAGACCAATGTTTGTCTTTCTCTCTGCTAAAATTGCCGGTAGCATAAAAGAAGATACTTACAGGGCAGCTTCTCTTATAGAGTTATTACACACCGCTACTCTAGTTCATGACGATGTGGTAGACAATGCCATGATAAGGCGTAACTTCTTTTCTATCAATGCCTTATGGGAGAGTAAAATAGCCGTCCTTGTAGGCGATTTCTTATTATCAAAAGGGCTCCTGCTCTCTCTAGAACATGAAGATTATGATATCTTGAAAATCACCTCTAGAGCTGTTAAGGAAATGAGCGAGGGGGAGTTATTACAAATAGAAAAGGCTAGAAAACTAGACATTAAAGAAGACATTTACTTTGACATCATAAAGGCAAAAACAGCCTCCTTACTATCTGCCGCTTGCTCTGCAGGCGCATTCTCTGCTACCGAGGACAAGGAACTAACAGAGCATTTTCGCCAATTTGGGGAGAATGTAGGCATTGCCTTTCAGATAAAGGACGACCTATTTGATTACGGAAAAGATAATATTGGCAAACCTACAGGGATAGACATTAAAGAGAAGAAAATGACCCTACCCCTTATCTACACATTGCAAAATGTAGATAAAGAGACCAAACGAAAGATCATTTACATAGTTAAGAACAACAATACCGACAAAAAGAAGGTAAACGAGGTGATAGACATCGTACAACAGTCGGGCGGTATTGAATACTCTGTTCAAAAAATGAAGGACTACCAGAACAAGGCATTAAGCATGCTTGATAAATTTCCCCCTTCTGAGGCTAAAGATGCCATGAAAGAACTAGTAGACTACGTCATTGATAGGAAATACTAA
- a CDS encoding DUF4199 domain-containing protein, with protein sequence MRKIVLTFGIVAGAIVATVMLISMYLVEAGKMEASLLLGYASMVLALSVIFPAIKSYRDKEQGGAITFGKALLIGLIISAIASCIYAIGWEIFISSSGMSAVDLTNKMYEGQVTAMKEAGATAEELAQYQIGDWYNTFILRYLFTAFGEMFPVGLIISLICAAILRKKSVLPTTTAV encoded by the coding sequence ATGAGAAAAATTGTATTAACGTTCGGAATAGTAGCTGGTGCTATAGTTGCTACTGTAATGCTTATTAGTATGTATTTAGTAGAAGCGGGTAAAATGGAAGCTAGTTTGCTTCTAGGCTACGCTTCTATGGTATTGGCATTGTCTGTAATATTTCCAGCTATAAAAAGCTATAGGGATAAAGAGCAAGGAGGAGCTATAACTTTTGGTAAGGCTTTATTGATAGGCCTTATCATATCAGCGATAGCCAGTTGTATATATGCAATAGGTTGGGAAATCTTTATTAGCTCGTCAGGTATGTCAGCTGTAGATTTGACGAACAAAATGTATGAGGGGCAAGTAACAGCTATGAAAGAAGCCGGAGCTACAGCAGAGGAGCTTGCTCAGTATCAGATAGGTGATTGGTATAATACTTTTATTCTTAGGTATCTGTTTACAGCATTTGGTGAAATGTTTCCTGTGGGGCTCATTATTTCATTAATATGTGCAGCTATACTTAGAAAGAAGAGTGTATTGCCTACAACTACTGCTGTATAA
- a CDS encoding LuxR C-terminal-related transcriptional regulator — protein sequence MRKTIVIYGLALAALTFLLKAVEYKYLIHDMRMEVYIGIIAVLFTAVGIWVATKIIRRKTDTVIKEVVVTVPAQEYVQNDALIEKLGISSREYDVLEQMSQGLSNQEIADKLFISLNTVKTHAANLYVKLDVKRRTQAVQKAKELHIIP from the coding sequence ATGCGGAAAACTATAGTAATATATGGCTTGGCACTAGCAGCGTTGACCTTTCTACTAAAAGCGGTCGAATATAAATACCTCATACATGATATGCGTATGGAAGTATATATAGGTATAATTGCTGTTTTGTTTACTGCTGTAGGTATATGGGTAGCTACCAAAATAATAAGAAGAAAAACAGATACGGTTATTAAGGAGGTAGTGGTTACCGTTCCTGCTCAAGAATATGTACAGAATGATGCCCTTATCGAAAAACTAGGCATCAGCTCTAGAGAGTATGATGTATTGGAACAGATGTCTCAGGGTTTATCCAATCAAGAAATAGCTGATAAGCTTTTTATATCTTTAAATACAGTGAAAACACATGCGGCTAATTTGTATGTGAAGTTGGATGTAAAAAGAAGAACACAAGCAGTACAAAAGGCAAAAGAGCTGCATATAATCCCATAA